The following nucleotide sequence is from Pirellulales bacterium.
GTGAACGATTTTCAAGCCGCGTTGCAATTGCCAGGAAACGGTCCGCGCGGCGCCCAACTGTTTCAGCAGCATTGCAACACCTGCCACGCGATGGCAGGGCAGGGGGGGCACATCGGTCCCGACCTGGCTAGCGTGAAGTCGCGCGCTGCGGCGGCGCTGCTGGTCGATGTCCTCGACCCAAGCCGCGAGGTTCCGCCCGACTATATGAACTACTTGATCGAAACAGCCGACGGGCAACTCCTCGGCGGACTCCTGGTCGCGGAAGCGGCCAATGCGATCACTCTCCGTGGCGTCGATGGCGCGCAAGCCACCATCGCCCGAGAGCGGATTGAACGCTTTCAATCGACCGGCAAATCGTTGATGCCCGAAGGGTTTGAGCAGAAGCTGGCGCCGCAAGATATAGCGGATGTGCTGGCGTTCTTGACTCAAACCGAGAGCAAGGCGCCACCGAAACCACGGCCATAGCCGCTGCCAGGCGCCCTTCGCGCCACGAACGGACACAGCGACAATGTAGCGGTCGATCTCGACCACTCACCACGGACATAGATGCCCCACCGCGACGAGCAACCCAGTTCGGACGAAGCGCACGACCCGTTTTCGGCACTGCGCTTGGCCGACTTTCGCCGCTTCATGGGGGGCAATCTGGTGTCGGTCATTGGACTGCAAATGCAGTCGGTGGCAGTGGGCTGGGACATCTACGATCGCACCGGCGAAGCGCTCAATCTTGGCCTGGTGGGCCTCGTGCAATTCCTGCCAGTCCTATTCTTGGCGCTCCCGGCGGGACACACAGCCGATCGTGTGAATCGCAAGTCGATCTTGCTGGTCTGCATGGCGGCGATGACTACGGTGTCGGCCACCATGACCTGGATCTCGTACACGCGCGGGCCGATCTGGGGCATGTATGCGTGCCTGGGACTGGTCGGGATGATTCGCGCCTTTCAACAGCCGGCCAAGGCGGCGATTGTGCCGCTCATCGTGCCGCGTGAAAAGTTCGCCAACGCGGTGACCTGGAGCACCGGTGGCTTTCACTTAGCGTCGATTGGCGGTCCGGCGCTGGCGGGCGGTGTGATCGCCTGGGCCGGGCATGCTTGGACTGTCTATCTACTCGATGCGACTTGCGCCGCCAGTTTCATGGTCTTGCTTTGGCGCATGCGTGTTCCGCCACAACAGCGCGCCGAATCCGAGCCAGGTTGGGTCGCGCTGGCCGCTGGCCTGCGCTACGTGTATCAAACCAAAGTGATGTTCGCTGCGCTCGCGCTCGACATGGTGGCCGTGCTGCTGGGCGGGGCCACAGCGCTGATACCGATTTTTGCCGACGACATTCTCAAGGTCGATGCGGTCGGCTATGGTTGGCTGCGCGCCATGCCCGCGATCGGAGCGCTGCTAATGGCGTTCGCGCTGGCGGCGTTGCCTCCCATTCAAAAGGCGGGGCGCGCGCTATTGTGGTCGGTGGTGGGCTTTGGATTGGCCACTATCGTCTTTGGCGTATCGACCCACTTCGCGCTTTCTTTGGCGGCGTTATTCATGATTGGCGCGCTCGACAACATCAGCGTGGTGATTCGCCATACTCTGGTGCAAACGCTCACACCCGACGCGATGCGCGGCCGCGTATCCGCGGTGAACAGCCTGTTCATCGGCGCCTCCAACGAGTTGGGCGGCTTCGAGTCGGGAATGGTGGCGCACTATTTCGGCCCCGTGTTGTCGGTGGTCACCGGCGGCGTCGGCACGTTGATCGTGGTGGGTTTGACGGCGCTGGGTTATCCCGAGCTACGACGCTACGGTCGACTGGGGGGCGTGATTTCGCCGCCGGAAAAGGTCGACACGCCTGCCGACGTCGAAGCGGCGATCACCGACACCGAAGCTACGACGGTTTGAGCCGTTGCCTGCCGTGAGCGCTGCGGATGGCAAGAACGACCACCAGCAGCGCCTGCAACAGCGCGCAGAATATGTAGAGGTAGGCCGTGCGCATAACAAAGCCGCCCACCAGAGGGCGTTTGTCGTGCCCCCACTCGCAGATGATCCGGCCGGTGAACGGGATGTCCCAGATCCAGAGCGAAAAGGGAACCCACGCGATGAAAAACGGCGCCACGGCCAAACGCACCAGCCAAAGGCGCTCGCCTAGCCAGTACAAGAGGCCGGCATAAACCAGCGCCCACGCCAGAGAAGGATCGCGAGCGATCCAGCGGGCGACGACATCCAGCGTATAATCGGGCCCAAAATCATTGAGCATGCAGCGCGGCCGATAAAAGATGCCGTGATGCAACTGCGCGGTGAGCGGGATGACCGCAAGGAGGCACGTTAGCGCCCACCAGACGCGCTCCGTGTGGTCACTCGGCGTCGATCGCTCTCCCAGCGGCGCCGACAGCGGAAAGAGCACGCCCCAAAGCGCGCGGCCGAGTGTGAACATCGACAATCTCTCCGCAGGGCAGGGGGGTCAAATTCGTTCGAAGTACCGCATCAAGTCCCAATCGGTGACCGCGGCGCGGTAGGCCTGACATTCCAGCCGCGCCGTGTGGACATAAAAATCGATCGCTGCGTCGCCCAGCGCCCGCCGCGCCATCTGGCTGCCGTCGAGCAGATCGGCGGCTTCGTCGAGCGACTTGGGAAGTCGCGGCAATGAATCGTTGATGTAGGCGTTGCCGGCGTACGGTTCGCCGCAATCGAGTTTTTCTTCGATGCCTTGTAGGCCGGCCACGATGGTGGCCGCGTAGGCAAGGTACGGATTCGCGTCGGCGCCCGGCGCGCGATTTTCGATGCGGAGCGATGCGCCATGTCCCACCACGCGCAATGCCGTGGTCCGGTTATCATGCGCCCACACCAGCGAAGTCGGCGCCCAACTGGCCACCTGAAATCGCTTGTAGCTGTTGATCGTCGGCGCGAAGAAATATGACATCTCACGGGCGTACTTGAGCAGTCCGCCGAGAAACGCGCGGAATTCACCCGTTGGCTGGTCGCTTTTGTCGACGAATCGCGAGCGATTGCCCTCGGCGTTCCAAAGGCTGGTATGCAGGTGAAAGCTGCTGCCTGCCTGATCGCTGGCCAACTTGGCCATGAAGGTGATGGCGCGCCCCTCCTGCGCGGCGATCTCCTTGGCGCCATGCTTGAAGATGACATGGCGGTCGGCCATTTGCATCGCCTCGGCATAGAGCAAGTTCAGCTCGTGCTGGCCGCGTCCCCATTCTCCCTTGCTGCCTTCGACCGTGATGCCCGCCTCGTGCATTTCGTTGCGGATGCGGCGCAAGACGTTTTCATCGCGACCGCATTGCAGCACGTGATAGTCGATCAGGTAGTCCGACGAAGGCGCGAGCTGCTGATAGCGCTTTTGGCCGGCCGACTCATAGCTGTCGTGAAAGAGATAAAACTCCAACTCGGAGGCCATAAAGACCGACATATCCTTGGCGGCCAGACGCTCGATCTGCGCCTTGAGGATCGAACGCGGCGCCTCGACAATTGGACCTCCTGCTTCGTGCTCCAGGTCGCACAGCACCAGCGCCGTGCCGCGGCTCCAGGGAAGCGCGTGCAGCGTGCCCAAGACCGGCTTGAGATGAAAATCGCCGTAGCCTTGATCCCAGCTCGCCAGGCGAAAGCCATCGAGCGGGTTCATCTCCATGTCCACCGTCAACAGATAGTTGCACGCATGTGTGCCGTGTTTGACGACGCTCTGCAGAAAGTGGCTGCGGGTCATCCGCTTGCCCATGAGTCGCCCGAAGACATCGGGGAAGGCGACGACGACCGTGTCGATCTCTTCAGGACTGAACCAGGCGGGGAGCCATGCCAGGGCTTCTTCGGTATTGCTCATCGCGAGGTTCCTGTTGGCGAAGAAATCTTTTGTCGTCAAAAGCCGGGCACGCGCACAAAGACATTGCGAGTTTCGGTATAGAGCCGCATCGCTTCCATGCCAAGGTCGCGCCCGAAGCCACTGCGCTTGAATCCGCCAAACGGCGCTTCTTGATAGACGCTGCTGTTGGTGTTGACGCTCAGTACGCCGGTTTCGACGTTGCGGGCGACGCGCAGCGCGCGTTCGACGTCGCGAGTCCAAATCGATCCGGAGAGACCATACAAGGAGTCGTTGGCCAGTCGTACCGCCTCGGCTTCGCCCTTGAACGGGATGACGCACGCGACCGGGCCGAAAATCTCCTCCTGGCATACACGCGATTGATTGGGGAGCCGATCGATAATCGTGAGGTCGAGATACCAACCGGTCGAATGAGGCTGCTTGCCGCCAGTCAGCACGCGCCCGCCTTCGCTCTTCGCCAGGTCGATATAACTCTCCACATGTCGCCGCTGGCCTGCGGAAACCATCGGCCCGACTTGCGTCGAGTTTTGCAGTGGATCGCCAACAATAATCTTTTGAGTGGCGGCAACAAAGGCTTCTACAAAGCGGTCGTAGACTGTTTGCTCAACCAGCATGCGGCTGCGGGCGCAACAGTCCTGGCCCGTGTTAGCAAAAACCGAAAGCGGGGCCGCCTCGGCCGCGGCTTCGATGTCGGCGTCGGCAAAGATGAGGTTGGGGCTCTTGCCTCCCAATTCGAGCGAGACCCGCTTAATGTCGTCGGCGGCGAGCTTCATGATCCGCGTGCCGGTCGTCGTCTCGCCAGTAAAGGCGATCTTGCGCGTGAGGGGATGGCTGACCAGAAAATCGCCGATCTTGCCCCCCGGGCCGGCAAGCACCTGTAGCACGCCGCGTGGCAGACCGCTGTCGAGCGCGAGTTTGCCCAATTCCAGGGCTGAGAGCGGAGTCAGGCTGGCCGGCTTGAGCACCACCGAATTGCCGGTCGCCAAGGCGGGCGCCACCTTCCAGCAGGCCATCAAGAACGGAAAGTTCCAAGGAACGATCGCGGCAACGACGCCCACCGGAATGCGCAGCGTGAAATCAAAACCTTCGTTACGAGTCGGTATCGTTTCGCCCGTGAAGGCGTTGATCACGCCGGCGTAGTATTCAAAACAACGTGCGCCGGCGTTGATTTCCCAACGGGCGTCCTCGATCGGTTTGCCGACATTGCGCGCCTCGATGGTCGCTAGGCGCTCGGCGTTTTCTCGAATCAGCGCCGCGATGCGCAGCAGAGTCTCGCTGCGCCTGGGCACCGTCTGCTTCTGCCACAGTTCTTCTCGAAAGGCGCGTTCAGCGGCCAC
It contains:
- a CDS encoding MFS transporter, which produces MPHRDEQPSSDEAHDPFSALRLADFRRFMGGNLVSVIGLQMQSVAVGWDIYDRTGEALNLGLVGLVQFLPVLFLALPAGHTADRVNRKSILLVCMAAMTTVSATMTWISYTRGPIWGMYACLGLVGMIRAFQQPAKAAIVPLIVPREKFANAVTWSTGGFHLASIGGPALAGGVIAWAGHAWTVYLLDATCAASFMVLLWRMRVPPQQRAESEPGWVALAAGLRYVYQTKVMFAALALDMVAVLLGGATALIPIFADDILKVDAVGYGWLRAMPAIGALLMAFALAALPPIQKAGRALLWSVVGFGLATIVFGVSTHFALSLAALFMIGALDNISVVIRHTLVQTLTPDAMRGRVSAVNSLFIGASNELGGFESGMVAHYFGPVLSVVTGGVGTLIVVGLTALGYPELRRYGRLGGVISPPEKVDTPADVEAAITDTEATTV
- a CDS encoding aldehyde dehydrogenase family protein, producing the protein MTETNSLQFPSALVIDGALRESATGGTIKLTEPATEKPLCEVPAAGKTEVEAALVAAERAFREELWQKQTVPRRSETLLRIAALIRENAERLATIEARNVGKPIEDARWEINAGARCFEYYAGVINAFTGETIPTRNEGFDFTLRIPVGVVAAIVPWNFPFLMACWKVAPALATGNSVVLKPASLTPLSALELGKLALDSGLPRGVLQVLAGPGGKIGDFLVSHPLTRKIAFTGETTTGTRIMKLAADDIKRVSLELGGKSPNLIFADADIEAAAEAAPLSVFANTGQDCCARSRMLVEQTVYDRFVEAFVAATQKIIVGDPLQNSTQVGPMVSAGQRRHVESYIDLAKSEGGRVLTGGKQPHSTGWYLDLTIIDRLPNQSRVCQEEIFGPVACVIPFKGEAEAVRLANDSLYGLSGSIWTRDVERALRVARNVETGVLSVNTNSSVYQEAPFGGFKRSGFGRDLGMEAMRLYTETRNVFVRVPGF
- a CDS encoding glutamine synthetase family protein; protein product: MSNTEEALAWLPAWFSPEEIDTVVVAFPDVFGRLMGKRMTRSHFLQSVVKHGTHACNYLLTVDMEMNPLDGFRLASWDQGYGDFHLKPVLGTLHALPWSRGTALVLCDLEHEAGGPIVEAPRSILKAQIERLAAKDMSVFMASELEFYLFHDSYESAGQKRYQQLAPSSDYLIDYHVLQCGRDENVLRRIRNEMHEAGITVEGSKGEWGRGQHELNLLYAEAMQMADRHVIFKHGAKEIAAQEGRAITFMAKLASDQAGSSFHLHTSLWNAEGNRSRFVDKSDQPTGEFRAFLGGLLKYAREMSYFFAPTINSYKRFQVASWAPTSLVWAHDNRTTALRVVGHGASLRIENRAPGADANPYLAYAATIVAGLQGIEEKLDCGEPYAGNAYINDSLPRLPKSLDEAADLLDGSQMARRALGDAAIDFYVHTARLECQAYRAAVTDWDLMRYFERI